GGCGGCGGTGACGGCGGAACCGCCGGCCAATGCCGTGCAGGTGGAGGTGGGCACGACGGTGGATGAGGCCGAGCGGCTGCTGATTCTGAAAACGCTCGAGTCCACGCACAACAACAAGACGCGGGCCGCCGAGATACTGGGCATCAGCCTGAAGACGCTGCACAACAAGCTGAAGGAATACAGCAGCCAGCCGGGGCCAAACGATGAGGCCGGCGAATCTGAAAACAACGATTGATGTGAGGGGTTGAGAGGGTTCGCGGCGGCCGATGAAGCTCAAGACCAAACTCGTGCTGCTGATTACCGGGCTGGTGTTCCTGGTGATCAGCACGCTCTCATGGCTTTACCTGGGCCAGTTGCTGCAGGTTTACATCAATCAGTCGTACACGACGACGACCGAGGCGGCGCACCAGGTGCTGTTTGCCACGCGGCAGGCCATTGACTCAGGGCTGCGCGAGCGCACGTTCAACGTGAATGATCCGGCAGCGGTGCGAGCGGCGGTGGCGGATTCGCTGCGGACGAACCAGGGGCTGAATGCGCTGATTAACTCGATCATCGATTATTCGCCGACGGTTCTGGATGTTTCGATTGCCGACAGCCAGGGACGGGCGCTGCTGAGTGCGCCCAACGCGGCGCTGAATGACCAGATGCTGCCGCACCGGGAGAATTACGGGAGCCTGCGCGGACAGACGCTGTGGCAGACACTGCATACGATTTTTGGTCCGCCGCAGGTTTATAACGTGAGCGCGGGACTGGACCTGAGCGGCAAGCCGTTTTTGACGGTGCGGATCGGGGTGCGCACGACGTTTTTGAAGAACTCCTTCCGGCCCTGGCTGCTGGAGGCGCTGTGGCTGTTTGCGCTGGGCATGATCACTTCGCTGGCGGTGGCGGCCTTTGTGGCGAACCTGGCGCTGGCACCGATTGAGACGATCAGCCGCAGACTGGACCTACTGGAGCAGACGCAGGGCGAGGAAAGCGGAGGCGAACTCGCGGCCGAGAGCAGTGGTACGGTGCCCGCGCGGCGGGCGGCGGGCAGCGATGCGGTGGCGCAGGTTTCAGGAAAGATCGAACGGCTGGGCCAGCGCATGCGGAACGTGGAAGAGGTGTTCACGGCCCTCAAGGAAAACCTGGACCAGGTGCTGTCAAAGCTGCAGGACGGCATGATTCTGTTCACGCGGGACTCGCGGGCCATTCTGGTTTCGAGCGCGGTGGAGCGCTTTGTGGGACGGCACCGCGATGAACTGCTGGGCGCCGATGTGCGCGAGATATTTGACCGCGAGACCCGGCTGGGGCGGCTGGTGCGGGACTCGTTTGAAGCCGGCATGTCGATTGTGCAGGAAGAGGTCACAACCGAGACGGGACGGCAGGTGCAGGTGTCGCTCGACTTTATTCACGATGGCCAGGGAGGCGAGCAGCACTCATTTGGCGCGCTGCTGACGCTGCATGATCTGGAGTCGATGCAGGAGCTGGAGAGCGAACTGGAGCTTTCGCGGCGCATGGCCTCGATTGGGCGGCTGACGGCGGGCGTGGGGCATGAGGTGAAGAATCCGATCAACGCCATCGTGGTGCACCTGGAGCTGCTGCGGAACAAGGTGGAGCTGAAGGAGCCGGCCCAGAAGCACCTGGATATTATTCAGTCGGAGATTCGCCGCCTGGACCGGGTGGTGCAGACGCTGGTGGATTTTTCGCGGCCGGTGGACCTGCATATGCGCGAGTACGACCTGCGCCAGATTGTGCAGCAGGTGCTGACGCTGGCCTCAGTGGAGCTGGAAGGCCGGGGCGTGACGCTGAAGAGTTCCCTGCCGGAGTTTCCGGTGACGGTGAAGGTGGATGCGGACCTGACGACGCAGGCCCTGCTGAATGTGGTGATCAACGGCGCGCAGGCCATGCCCGACGGCGGCCTGCTCGACGTGCGGCTGGCCGAGGATGGCCGCTGGGCGATTATTCGCGTGCGGGACGAGGGAACCGGCATTCCGCCGGAGGTGCTGCCCCGCATCTTTGACCTGTACTACACCACGAAGAAAGACGGCAGCGGAATCGGGCTGGCGATGACTTATCGCATCCTGCAGTTCCAGAACGGCAGGGTTGACGTAGAATCGAGTTCTGGTGGTACTGAATTTTCTCTTTGTCTGCCTTTGCAGGGGGTGTCTGACCCCGCTGCCCGCGTTGAACTAGCCTCCGAATCGAGCTGGAACGAAGGAACCGGTGCATGAGAAAAAAGCTGGCGGCCTCTCTGTCCCTGGCGTTTGCGCTTGGCCTTATGTCGGGGTGCGCGCATAAGCCGGTCACGGCTCCTGCTCCCCCGGTTCCCGCGCCGCTACCGCCGCCCCAGACGAGCACCGAGAGCCTGCCCAAGCTGCCCACGCCCACGCTGCCGGATGTGGAGCTGAGTCTGCCTCCCGCGCCCCATGAAGCGACACCCGAGCACCGGCACTACAGTCACCCGCTGCGCCGTCGGCATGCGGCCGAAGCCGCTCCCAGCGCTGCGGCCAAGCCTGCCCCATCCGGATCGAGCACCGGGCAGGAGCCGACGGATTCGACGCCGATTGGCCGCCTTTCCACCGCCCC
The DNA window shown above is from Acidobacterium capsulatum ATCC 51196 and carries:
- a CDS encoding two-component system sensor histidine kinase NtrB, whose translation is MKLKTKLVLLITGLVFLVISTLSWLYLGQLLQVYINQSYTTTTEAAHQVLFATRQAIDSGLRERTFNVNDPAAVRAAVADSLRTNQGLNALINSIIDYSPTVLDVSIADSQGRALLSAPNAALNDQMLPHRENYGSLRGQTLWQTLHTIFGPPQVYNVSAGLDLSGKPFLTVRIGVRTTFLKNSFRPWLLEALWLFALGMITSLAVAAFVANLALAPIETISRRLDLLEQTQGEESGGELAAESSGTVPARRAAGSDAVAQVSGKIERLGQRMRNVEEVFTALKENLDQVLSKLQDGMILFTRDSRAILVSSAVERFVGRHRDELLGADVREIFDRETRLGRLVRDSFEAGMSIVQEEVTTETGRQVQVSLDFIHDGQGGEQHSFGALLTLHDLESMQELESELELSRRMASIGRLTAGVGHEVKNPINAIVVHLELLRNKVELKEPAQKHLDIIQSEIRRLDRVVQTLVDFSRPVDLHMREYDLRQIVQQVLTLASVELEGRGVTLKSSLPEFPVTVKVDADLTTQALLNVVINGAQAMPDGGLLDVRLAEDGRWAIIRVRDEGTGIPPEVLPRIFDLYYTTKKDGSGIGLAMTYRILQFQNGRVDVESSSGGTEFSLCLPLQGVSDPAARVELASESSWNEGTGA